Proteins encoded in a region of the Carassius gibelio isolate Cgi1373 ecotype wild population from Czech Republic chromosome B5, carGib1.2-hapl.c, whole genome shotgun sequence genome:
- the LOC127958240 gene encoding uncharacterized protein LOC127958240 — translation MELQQRFSVSVNDYEESEGNAEKRVMHKNVDAKTEDIYQSLQLSPTAHHGTITSKTLLSEHHERKCVFLLFAVNILISAIILVIVGLNYSHNRETQPIKGQKEMWLLRDDVFYLFWSDQIDCRAAERFCSKRNASLAVLTEHNKVWLMSRTNGKQFLVSRASSDGSGDTASPSVDDENFECGIITEDVDTDHGEGFVCERSVNPGQKLCRLQHLLKL, via the exons ATGGAGCTGCAGCAGCGTTTTTCTGTTTCCGTCAATGATTATGAAGAAAGTGAAGGAAATGCAGAGAAGAGGGTTATGCATAAAAATGTTGATGCTAAAACAGAAGATATTTATCAAAGTCTTCAGCTTTCACCTACTGCACACCATGGAACTATAACTAGTAAAACATTGCTTTCAG AACACCATGAAAGAAAGTGTGTGTTTTTACTGTTTGCTGTGAACATTCTAATCTCAGCCATCATCCTTGTCATTGTGGGTCTAAATT ACTCTCACAACAGAGAAACACAACCAATAAAAGGACAAAAag AAATGTGGCTTCTCCGTGACgatgtgttttatttgttctgGAGTGACCAAATTGATTGTCGCGCTGCTGAGCGCTTCTGCTCTAAGAGAAACGCCAGTCTGGCCGTTTTAACTGAGCATAACAAG GTCTGGTTGATGTCTAGGACCAATGGAAAGCAATTTTTGGTCTCAAGAGCCTCATCAGATGGATCTGGAGACACTGCTTCTCCCTCAGTG GATGATGAAAATTTTGAGTGTGGCATCATAACCGAAGATGTTGACACAGACCATGGAGAAGGATTTGTGTGTGAGAGGAGTGTGAATCCCGGTCAGAAATTGTGCAGACTTCAACATCTTTTGAAG